In a single window of the Gossypium hirsutum isolate 1008001.06 chromosome D02, Gossypium_hirsutum_v2.1, whole genome shotgun sequence genome:
- the LOC107908984 gene encoding probable anion transporter 5 — protein MTWMNLPNRYLIVILTFVSTCVCYIERVGFSIAYTVAADAAGINQSSKGTILSTFYYGYACSQVPGGWAAQKIGGRKVLLLSFVLWSLTCFLVPLDPNRVTILVVARLLVGVAQGFIFPSIHTVLAQWVPPHERSRSVSLTTSGMYLGAAMGMLFLPSLVKLKGPESVFLAEAALGVLWSVLWFKYATDPPRSEHPKAAAAGFGESLLPTEASPRTKMENGGSTVKATKIPWKKILVSRPVWAIVVNNFTFHYALYVLMNWLPTYFEQGLQLSLQEMGSSKMMPYLNMFLFSNIGGIVADHLVTKRVMSVTKTRKFLNTVGFIVASIALLALPIFRTSGGAILCSSVALGFLALGRAGFAVNHMDIAPRYAGIVMGVSNTAGTLAGIIGVDMTGRLLEAAKIEYSGLSSPESWRAVFFIPGWLCIFSSFIFLVFSTGERIFD, from the coding sequence ATGACTTGGATGAATCTCCCAAATCGATActtaattgtcattttaaccTTTGTTAGCACTTGCGTTTGTTACATAGAACGCGTCGGCTTCTCTATAGCATACACAGTTGCAGCTGATGCTGCTGGGATTAACCAGTCAAGCAAAGGCACGATACTTTCCACATTCTACTATGGTTATGCTTGTTCTCAAGTGCCTGGAGGATGGGCTGCTCAAAAGATTGGGGGAAGGAAGGTTCTTCTTCTCTCGTTTGTATTATGGTCATTGACTTGTTTCTTGGTTCCGCTAGATCCTAATAGAGTCACAATCTTAGTCGTTGCTCGGTTGCTTGTTGGTGTAGCACAAGGTTTCATCTTCCCTTCAATCCACACTGTCTTAGCACAGTGGGTTCCGCCACATGAGAGATCGAGATCTGTTTCACTTACAACTTCTGGGATGTACCTAGGTGCAGCTATGGGGATGCTTTTCCTTCCAAGCCTGGTGAAGTTAAAAGGTCCCGAATCTGTATTTCTTGCAGAAGCAGCATTAGGTGTCCTCTGGTCTGTGCTTTGGTTTAAATATGCAACTGACCCCCCTCGATCTGAGCATCCAAAAGCCGCCGCTGCTGGATTTGGAGAGTCTTTGTTACCTACCGAAGCAAGTCCAAGGACAAAAATGGAGAATGGAGGAAGTACTGTCAAAGCAACCAAAAttccatggaagaagattttaGTCAGCAGGCCAGTTTGGGCAATTGTGGTAAATAATTTCACATTCCACTATGCTCTTTACGTATTGATGAACTGGCTGCCTACATACTTCGAGCAGGGCCTCCAGCTGAGTCTTCAGGAAATGGGTTCTTCTAAGATGATGCCCTACTTAAACATGTTCTTATTCTCGAATATAGGTGGGATTGTCGCTGACCACTTGGTCACCAAAAGAGTGATGTCAGTGACTAAAACTAGGAAGTTCTTGAACACTGTAGGATTTATAGTTGCTTCGATTGCACTGTTAGCACTTCCGATCTTCAGAACATCTGGTGGAGCTATTTTATGTTCTTCAGTGGCACTCGGGTTCTTGGCACTTGGGAGAGCTGGTTTTGCAGTGAACCATATGGATATTGCACCTAGATATGCAGGAATTGTAATGGGTGTCTCAAACACAGCGGGTACTCTAGCTGGGATTATCGGGGTTGATATGACCGGTCGGCTTCTTGAAGCGGCTAAAATCGAATATTCAGGTCTATCCAGTCCTGAAAGCTGGAGAGCAGTGTTTTTCATTCCTGGATGGCTGTGCATATTCAGTTCTTTCATATTCTTGGTCTTCTCAACAGGGGAAAGGATTTTTGACTGA